A window of Ovis canadensis isolate MfBH-ARS-UI-01 breed Bighorn chromosome X, ARS-UI_OviCan_v2, whole genome shotgun sequence contains these coding sequences:
- the YIPF6 gene encoding protein YIPF6 isoform X2: MAEAVESPGDPGTTTPRPLFAGLSDISISQDIPVEGEITIPVRSRIREFDSSTLNESVQNTIMRDLKAVGKKFMHVLYPRKSNTLLRDWDLWGPLILCVTLALSFFQSLCVLGYCILPLTMALLVCRLVLLAEPGPINFMVRLFVVIIMFAWSIVASTAFLADSQPPNRKALAVYPVFLFYFVISWMILTFTPQ; encoded by the exons TTTGCAGGCCTTTCTGATATATCTATCTCACAAGACATCCCTGTGGAAGGAGAAATCACCATTCCTGTGAGATCGCGCATTCGGGAATTTGACAGCTCTACATTAAATGAGTCTGTTCAGAATACCATT atgCGTGATCTAAAAGCTGTCGGGAAAAAATTCATGCATGTTTTGTACCCAAGGAAAAGTAATACTCTTTTGAGAGATT ggGATTTATGGGGCCCTTTGATCCTTTGTGTGACACTTGCATT ATCTTTTTTTCAGAGCCTTTGTGTGCTGGGATACTGTATACTTCCCCTGACAATGGCACTGCTGGTTTGCCGGCTGGTACTTTTGGCTGAGCCAGGACCAATAAACTTCATGGTCCGGCTTTTTGTGGTGATCATCATGTTTGCCTGGTCTATAGTAG cttCTACAGCTTTTCTTGCTGATAGCCAGCCTCCAAACCGCAAAGCCCTTGCTGTTTAtcctgttttcttgttttattttgtcaTCAGTTGGATGATTCTCACTTTCACTCCTCAGTAA
- the YIPF6 gene encoding protein YIPF6 isoform X1 — MAEAVESPGDPGTTTPRPLFAGLSDISISQDIPVEGEITIPVRSRIREFDSSTLNESVQNTIMRDLKAVGKKFMHVLYPRKSNTLLRDWDLWGPLILCVTLALMLQRGSVDSEKDGGPQFAEVFVIVWFGAVTITLNSKLLGGNISFFQSLCVLGYCILPLTMALLVCRLVLLAEPGPINFMVRLFVVIIMFAWSIVASTAFLADSQPPNRKALAVYPVFLFYFVISWMILTFTPQ, encoded by the exons TTTGCAGGCCTTTCTGATATATCTATCTCACAAGACATCCCTGTGGAAGGAGAAATCACCATTCCTGTGAGATCGCGCATTCGGGAATTTGACAGCTCTACATTAAATGAGTCTGTTCAGAATACCATT atgCGTGATCTAAAAGCTGTCGGGAAAAAATTCATGCATGTTTTGTACCCAAGGAAAAGTAATACTCTTTTGAGAGATT ggGATTTATGGGGCCCTTTGATCCTTTGTGTGACACTTGCATT AATGCTTCAAAGAGGCTCTGTAGATAGCGAAAAAGATGGAGGGCCCCAGTTTGCAGAAGTGTTTGTCATTGTCTGGTTTGGTGCAGTTACCATCACCCTCAACTCAAAACTTCTTGGAGGAAACAT ATCTTTTTTTCAGAGCCTTTGTGTGCTGGGATACTGTATACTTCCCCTGACAATGGCACTGCTGGTTTGCCGGCTGGTACTTTTGGCTGAGCCAGGACCAATAAACTTCATGGTCCGGCTTTTTGTGGTGATCATCATGTTTGCCTGGTCTATAGTAG cttCTACAGCTTTTCTTGCTGATAGCCAGCCTCCAAACCGCAAAGCCCTTGCTGTTTAtcctgttttcttgttttattttgtcaTCAGTTGGATGATTCTCACTTTCACTCCTCAGTAA